A region from the Hydra vulgaris chromosome 08, alternate assembly HydraT2T_AEP genome encodes:
- the LOC124817954 gene encoding C5a anaphylatoxin chemotactic receptor 1 translates to MKISENALTTPLKTSEWILVVAFGLIFLTGVVGNAFVIYVFGYKRKSKPRVTADWLILYLGFADFLSSCLNPPLYMYYTFTRYQVWHFGIHSCKILPALGSIMSSISIVVLLIFAIDRYLAIISPLMGSALSWKTITIAFTGGIVVSICMHLNYVLSLEVIPNNDYITCQVSNVKKYSYAIPTCLTIFFRFVFCVLIFSFTTVQIMLTLKKCREKSFSSEQRQRFHKKSKKTLYVLLLMNLVFFFLVFPKEVLVLIHTLSWIVKKEGIYRSPMLLELNAWLKLLHTANSCANVFIYSQMHNIYRKEITQFFLKFFCHDTLLKLSRQKCFIKQSIYELSHSSLTLQLQHFRESKRKKSSMKLFLVSKKVENKVSFSK, encoded by the coding sequence atgaaaatctcAGAGAATGCATTAACTACTCCACTGAAGACATCAGAATGGATTTTAGTTGTTGCTTTtggattaatatttttaacgggTGTTGTTGGAAACGCATTTGTTATATACGTATTTGGTTACAAAAGAAAGTCAAAACCTCGGGTAACGGCTGATTGGCTAATTCTATATTTAGGTTTTGCTGACTTTTTGTCATCTTGTTTAAATCCACCGTTGTATATGTATTATACATTTACTCGATATCAAGTTTGGCACTTTGGCATACATAGTTGCAAGATTCTACCTGCCTTAGGTTCAATAATGTCTTCAATATCAATTGTAGTGCTgttaatttttgcaattgatCGGTACCTAGCAATAATATCTCCTTTAATGGGTTCTGCTTTATCTTGGAAAACTATAACAATAGCCTTCACAGGGGGTATAGTTGTGTCAATATGCAtgcatttaaattatgttttatcgTTAGAGGTAATTCCAAACAATGATTACATTACCTGTCAAGTATCCAATGTTAAAAAGTATTCTTATGCAATACCCACCTGTTTAAcgattttttttcgttttgttttttgtgttttaatttttagctttaCAACTGTACAAATAATGCTAACTCTTAAAAAATGTCGAGAAAAGTCGTTTTCAAGTGAGCAACGACAAAGATTTCATAAGAAgtctaaaaaaactttgtatgtTTTGCTGTTAATgaatttagttttcttttttcttgtttttcctAAAGAGGTTCTCGTTTTAATACATACATTATCGTggattgttaaaaaagaaggTATTTATCGGTCGCCAATGCTGCTTGAGCTGAATGCATGGTTAAAACTTCTTCACACAGCAAACAGCTGCgcaaatgtatttatttactCACAAATGCACAACATCTATCGCAAAGAAATCAcgcaatttttcttaaaatttttttgtcacgACACATTATTGAAGCTATCTAGACAGAAATGCTTTATTAAGCAAAGTATTTATGAGCTATCGCATAGCTCTCTTACTCTCCAGTTGCAACATTTTCGagaaagtaaaagaaaaaagtcttcaatgaaactttttttggtttcaaaaaaagttgaaaataaagttagcttttcaaaataa